A genomic region of Aeropyrum pernix K1 contains the following coding sequences:
- a CDS encoding dihydropteroate synthase-like protein: protein MAGKGCRGGLLLKEEIRVGLITSRSAKGLIEGILRESGQEAEVIDLPVHAIGMLSTKTIAKILRSRRDLLERARSVDILVIPGHVRGDAAVISKVVGRPVYKGTVSPVYIPDIMKILRSGGKLDTEKPAEEVVKLSDYTSKIVFREAFRVGSLRIPLKPPPLLVVAEIPPTVAEDGIAGLAARMERDGASMVAVGTGFDDDPQVVHEKVRTALSALKDSPVIAETPTLDHAYSALKAGASGVIMPVETAVRLASEKPLPGDAFIIVSGEQPEELAKAVESLRTSGYSKVAVDPSLSPPLLGLLESIERFRRASRLLNVPLVFSAANVAEEVQADSHGVHALLALMALEAGASIYYVVEDSYKSYRSTAEAAEAARYASAARTLFSPRIPLTRLFVVKQPRRPPNPVEPPGERVNVDYIPPSMDRTGYAHIQVDHERGVIMLTFYPAGGEPVTFEGRKPTSLLRALTSRFPVSSEHAGYIGYELAKAEIALALGKTYVQDSPVLVPVWGGLDEEGC from the coding sequence GTGGCCGGGAAAGGTTGTCGGGGGGGACTTCTTCTGAAGGAGGAAATTAGGGTTGGACTGATCACAAGCAGGTCAGCTAAAGGGTTAATCGAAGGTATATTAAGAGAGTCGGGGCAGGAGGCCGAAGTTATAGATCTACCTGTTCATGCTATCGGTATGTTGAGCACGAAAACCATAGCCAAGATACTAAGGTCTAGGAGGGATTTGCTTGAACGTGCTAGATCCGTCGATATACTGGTCATACCCGGCCATGTTAGGGGAGACGCGGCTGTGATATCTAAGGTTGTGGGCAGGCCTGTTTATAAGGGTACTGTTAGCCCCGTCTACATCCCCGATATAATGAAGATTCTCAGATCGGGTGGAAAGCTGGATACGGAAAAGCCTGCCGAGGAGGTTGTTAAGCTTAGCGACTACACGTCAAAGATAGTTTTTAGGGAGGCCTTTAGGGTAGGAAGTTTGAGGATACCTCTAAAACCCCCGCCCCTCCTCGTAGTAGCAGAGATACCTCCAACCGTTGCTGAAGACGGCATTGCCGGTCTAGCGGCTAGGATGGAGAGGGATGGCGCTTCTATGGTAGCCGTAGGAACGGGTTTTGACGATGATCCACAGGTTGTGCATGAAAAGGTTAGGACGGCCTTATCAGCCCTCAAGGATTCGCCAGTCATAGCGGAGACTCCGACCCTAGACCACGCGTATTCAGCTCTTAAAGCTGGAGCCTCTGGCGTGATAATGCCTGTCGAGACGGCTGTGAGGCTGGCGAGCGAGAAGCCGCTGCCCGGTGATGCGTTTATAATCGTGTCTGGGGAGCAGCCCGAGGAGCTTGCAAAGGCTGTAGAGAGCTTGAGGACCTCGGGCTACTCTAAAGTAGCTGTAGACCCGAGTCTATCGCCTCCCTTGCTTGGACTATTAGAGAGTATTGAGAGGTTTAGGAGGGCTTCTAGGCTATTGAATGTCCCCCTGGTATTCTCTGCAGCCAACGTCGCTGAAGAGGTCCAGGCCGACAGCCATGGGGTCCATGCCCTCCTAGCACTTATGGCTCTGGAGGCGGGAGCCTCCATATACTATGTTGTAGAAGACAGTTACAAGTCCTACCGATCCACAGCAGAGGCGGCTGAGGCTGCTAGATACGCATCCGCGGCTAGAACACTATTCTCCCCTAGAATCCCCCTCACGAGGCTATTTGTTGTTAAACAGCCACGCAGGCCGCCTAACCCCGTCGAGCCTCCGGGAGAGAGGGTTAATGTTGATTATATACCCCCCTCTATGGACAGAACCGGGTATGCCCACATACAGGTGGACCACGAGAGGGGGGTTATAATGCTGACGTTCTACCCTGCTGGTGGTGAGCCTGTGACGTTTGAGGGGAGAAAACCCACGAGCCTTCTCAGAGCCCTGACCTCCAGGTTCCCGGTTTCGAGTGAGCACGCTGGGTATATAGGCTATGAGCTTGCTAAGGCCGAAATAGCGTTGGCACTGGGCAAGACATACGTTCAGGACAGTCCAGTATTGGTCCCAGTGTGGGGTGGCTTAGATGAGGAGGGCTGCTAG
- a CDS encoding phosphopentomutase/phosphoglucosamine mutase has product MAGNVRLFGTAGIRGRYLRKVTPLLAYQVGLALAGYVGSGGSIVVAHDVRTTSPLLASMAASGVMAGGVDAILVGQVPLPAASYSVVRSGSKSGIMVTASHNPPWDNGIKIVDSRGMELTRSEEEELESIIEDGVEGFLADWNSVGILRIEKEMLNYYMEDIVARTAVDGETSLSMAVDCANGAASGVTPIVLRSIGVRRVYTFNCHPDGYFPGRHPEPRPDVLEPFIKSSSILGVQAFIAHDGDADRTALGVPGYGFVKQDLVIALLSWWKLRERKGSVVVSVDVGIEVEEVVEELGGRIVRSRLGKIHEKLLQEANAVLAAEPWKLIDPDWGLWVDGVYQAALLAHISLATGKTPRELLDMLPYYPSARVSYVLGGENERDRLYEDVVEKLSHSLTGNAVRILPIDGVRIDYEDRSWLLFRKSGTEPKLRVYAQAREKERLVELLSRIHSMVSGEASRTGIKLVSKEEHVSLPPGGARGFRGRSALL; this is encoded by the coding sequence TTGGCGGGGAACGTTAGGCTCTTCGGCACTGCGGGGATAAGGGGAAGGTACCTCAGGAAGGTAACACCCCTACTGGCATACCAGGTGGGGCTAGCTCTGGCGGGCTACGTTGGCAGTGGAGGCAGCATAGTCGTTGCCCACGACGTTAGAACCACTAGCCCCCTACTGGCCAGCATGGCGGCTTCAGGGGTTATGGCGGGGGGTGTCGACGCGATACTGGTGGGACAAGTACCTTTGCCAGCGGCTTCGTACTCGGTGGTGAGGAGCGGCAGCAAGTCCGGTATAATGGTGACAGCCAGCCATAATCCTCCCTGGGATAACGGTATAAAGATTGTTGATAGCAGGGGTATGGAGCTTACGAGGAGTGAGGAGGAGGAGCTAGAGTCTATTATAGAAGATGGTGTCGAGGGGTTTCTTGCCGACTGGAATTCGGTGGGTATACTGAGGATTGAGAAGGAGATGCTCAACTACTACATGGAGGATATAGTTGCTAGGACCGCGGTTGACGGGGAGACGAGCCTGTCCATGGCGGTCGACTGCGCAAACGGCGCTGCCAGCGGGGTAACACCGATTGTATTAAGGAGCATAGGTGTTAGGAGGGTCTACACCTTCAACTGCCACCCCGACGGCTACTTCCCCGGCAGGCACCCCGAGCCGAGGCCGGACGTACTGGAGCCGTTTATAAAGTCGTCTTCAATACTGGGAGTGCAGGCTTTCATCGCCCACGACGGCGATGCGGACAGGACCGCCCTGGGGGTTCCAGGGTACGGCTTCGTGAAGCAGGACCTCGTGATAGCTCTCCTTAGTTGGTGGAAGCTGCGGGAGAGAAAGGGGTCTGTAGTGGTCTCTGTGGACGTAGGTATTGAGGTTGAGGAGGTTGTCGAAGAGCTGGGTGGTAGGATAGTGAGGAGTAGGCTGGGCAAGATACACGAGAAGCTGCTCCAGGAGGCCAATGCAGTCCTAGCAGCCGAGCCGTGGAAACTCATAGACCCAGATTGGGGTTTGTGGGTAGATGGCGTGTATCAGGCGGCCCTCCTAGCCCACATATCCCTGGCCACCGGAAAGACTCCGAGGGAGCTGCTGGATATGCTGCCCTACTATCCCTCAGCCAGGGTCTCATACGTCCTAGGTGGGGAGAACGAGAGGGACAGGCTCTATGAAGACGTTGTAGAGAAGCTGTCCCATAGCCTAACAGGCAACGCTGTAAGGATTCTACCTATCGATGGGGTGAGGATTGATTACGAGGATAGGTCGTGGCTGCTGTTCAGGAAGAGCGGGACTGAGCCTAAGCTTAGAGTCTACGCGCAGGCACGAGAGAAAGAGAGGTTGGTAGAACTACTGTCTAGAATACATAGTATGGTGTCTGGTGAAGCGTCTAGAACGGGCATCAAGCTTGTTTCGAAGGAGGAGCACGTCAGCCTCCCTCCTGGCGGGGCTCGCGGCTTCCGAGGCCGTAGCGCTCTATTATAG
- a CDS encoding cation:proton antiporter — protein MAGTIAAVLVATYMFDLLAKEGGHFYIGFIELEFEVEYDILVIVLVAFYILAATRIAHVIGLPPGVVEIIMGAMLAFWGVKSTEVLTLLAAIGANLLLFMAGSEIDLALLRSILPQAVIVALVSALAPLALTALLHVYLGLSLTSSLVILASLSATSVALTYLLLSSYRLVRSRLGQLALASAMLLDLSGMIMLNIATASISPSLAFYIVILLAALLLYPLLPRLGGAPFEAEIRLITMTVIILGFLSDFVGVHSVLTSFILGVIASETVRTRVQLREKLESLATGFFTPFFFIASGMSIDPGIPLHYVALALAGGVALALARTYTVYFYFRLTGSSRRSSLIAASSTAMLLTVTIIAASVGFQLGLLDSLMYSVLVWIVVGTILGSFALVKMR, from the coding sequence TTGGCGGGCACGATTGCCGCCGTTCTTGTAGCCACGTACATGTTCGACCTGCTGGCGAAAGAGGGCGGCCACTTCTACATCGGATTCATAGAGTTGGAGTTCGAGGTCGAGTACGATATACTCGTTATAGTTTTGGTCGCCTTTTATATTCTTGCCGCTACGAGAATAGCCCACGTAATCGGACTCCCCCCTGGCGTGGTTGAGATAATTATGGGCGCCATGCTGGCGTTTTGGGGTGTAAAGTCTACAGAGGTGCTCACCCTCCTGGCGGCTATCGGGGCAAACCTGCTACTCTTCATGGCAGGGAGCGAAATCGACCTTGCATTGTTAAGAAGCATACTCCCACAGGCTGTCATCGTAGCCCTCGTCTCAGCCCTCGCCCCACTAGCGTTGACGGCGCTACTCCACGTATACCTCGGGCTCAGCCTAACCTCCTCCCTCGTCATACTGGCCTCGCTATCCGCCACCAGCGTGGCCCTCACCTACCTGTTACTCTCTTCTTATAGGCTAGTTAGGAGTAGGCTGGGCCAGCTTGCCCTGGCTTCTGCGATGCTCCTCGACCTTTCAGGTATGATTATGCTCAACATAGCCACAGCCTCCATAAGCCCCAGCCTAGCGTTCTACATTGTCATACTGCTTGCCGCCCTACTCCTATACCCCCTACTACCAAGGCTAGGAGGGGCTCCCTTCGAGGCGGAGATCAGGCTCATTACCATGACTGTCATCATTCTGGGGTTCCTGAGCGACTTCGTCGGCGTCCACAGTGTGCTCACCAGTTTCATACTAGGCGTTATAGCGTCGGAGACCGTGAGAACCAGGGTGCAGCTCCGCGAGAAGCTTGAAAGCTTGGCAACGGGCTTCTTCACACCCTTCTTCTTCATAGCCTCGGGTATGAGCATAGATCCTGGGATACCCCTCCACTATGTTGCCCTAGCCTTGGCAGGCGGCGTGGCGTTAGCTCTAGCCAGAACCTACACGGTCTATTTCTACTTCCGGCTGACAGGCTCCAGCAGGAGGTCCTCACTCATAGCAGCATCAAGCACGGCCATGCTACTGACCGTGACCATAATAGCCGCTTCGGTGGGCTTCCAGCTGGGACTCTTAGACAGTCTGATGTACTCCGTGCTAGTGTGGATAGTAGTGGGCACGATCCTAGGCTCCTTCGCCCTTGTGAAAATGCGTTAG
- a CDS encoding THUMP domain-containing protein: protein MWFRGRRRSIYEANLIASFLPYREYKDVAVEDLRYALGEVYIIATRMNVIFARASYEDPLELRRRLERRLPEDTPVLRVIPVMRIVPAEVEDVKKAVHSLLATQKPGSFAIRLEARLLREGREIPRMEAVKIIAEGVNRSVDLGRPDILVLIKPFRLREGRLAAIYVGPPDGVFSSLKRGGERVGGER, encoded by the coding sequence ATGTGGTTCAGGGGGAGGCGTCGTTCGATTTATGAGGCTAACCTGATAGCCTCTTTCCTCCCCTACAGGGAGTATAAGGATGTGGCTGTCGAGGACCTCAGGTACGCCTTGGGGGAGGTCTACATCATAGCTACCAGGATGAACGTCATATTCGCGAGAGCCAGTTACGAGGACCCGCTAGAGCTTAGGAGGCGGCTGGAGAGGAGGCTTCCCGAGGATACACCCGTGTTAAGGGTAATACCCGTAATGAGGATAGTTCCTGCTGAGGTTGAGGATGTTAAGAAAGCCGTCCACAGTCTCCTCGCTACACAAAAGCCTGGCAGCTTTGCGATAAGGCTGGAGGCAAGGCTTCTGAGGGAGGGGAGGGAGATACCTAGGATGGAGGCTGTAAAGATTATCGCTGAGGGTGTAAACAGGAGTGTAGACCTTGGTAGACCCGATATACTGGTGTTGATCAAGCCCTTCAGGCTCAGGGAGGGAAGGCTAGCAGCCATATACGTGGGACCTCCGGACGGCGTGTTCTCGAGCCTTAAGCGCGGCGGTGAGCGGGTTGGCGGGGAACGTTAG
- a CDS encoding thioredoxin family protein encodes MWCSDRMGETVSGSLYQVARTLKDELLKIGDIISRRSSQILVDIDNENLPKVLSQHRVAVILFTAEWCGRCILMQDILTRIASRLFRDDIVFGRVDVDRAFSLAERYGVQHIPTTLIIVEGRVVDALVGSVSEEKLLERINRELTDIEKGGKRIAEKSK; translated from the coding sequence GTGTGGTGCTCAGACAGAATGGGGGAAACAGTATCAGGCAGCCTCTACCAGGTTGCTAGGACGTTGAAGGACGAGCTGCTTAAGATAGGGGATATCATAAGCCGCCGCTCTTCGCAAATACTCGTAGATATTGACAACGAGAACTTACCAAAAGTGCTCTCGCAGCATAGAGTTGCAGTAATACTGTTCACGGCAGAATGGTGCGGCAGGTGCATACTAATGCAGGACATACTAACAAGGATTGCCAGCAGACTATTCAGGGATGATATAGTATTTGGCAGGGTAGATGTTGATAGGGCTTTCAGCCTAGCCGAGAGATACGGTGTACAGCACATACCAACAACGCTAATCATAGTAGAGGGGCGGGTTGTAGATGCCCTGGTTGGCAGTGTGAGCGAGGAGAAGCTGCTCGAGAGGATTAACCGCGAGCTAACAGATATTGAAAAGGGAGGGAAACGAATAGCTGAGAAATCAAAATAG
- the deoC gene encoding deoxyribose-phosphate aldolase, translating to MPSARDILQQGLDRLGSPEDLASRIDSTLLSPRATEEDVRNLVREASDYGFRCAVLTPVYTVKISGLAEKLGVKLCSVIGFPLGQAPLEVKLVEAQTVLEAGATELDVVPHLSLGPEAVYREVSGIVKLAKSYGAVVKVILEAPLWDDKTLSLLVDSSRRAGADIVKTSTGVYTKGGDPVTVFRLASLAKPLGMGVKASGGIRSGIDAVLAVGAGADIIGTSSAVKVLESFKSLV from the coding sequence TTGCCGTCGGCCAGGGATATACTGCAGCAGGGTCTAGACAGGCTAGGGAGCCCTGAGGACCTCGCCTCGAGGATAGACTCTACGCTACTAAGCCCTAGGGCTACGGAGGAGGACGTTAGGAATCTTGTGAGAGAGGCGTCGGACTACGGGTTTAGATGCGCGGTTCTGACTCCAGTGTACACAGTAAAGATTTCTGGGCTGGCTGAGAAGCTTGGTGTGAAGCTATGTAGCGTTATAGGCTTTCCCCTGGGCCAGGCCCCGCTCGAGGTAAAGCTAGTTGAGGCACAAACTGTTTTAGAGGCTGGGGCTACTGAGCTTGATGTTGTCCCCCATCTCTCACTAGGCCCCGAAGCTGTTTACAGGGAGGTCTCAGGGATAGTGAAGTTGGCGAAAAGCTATGGAGCCGTTGTGAAAGTAATATTAGAAGCGCCACTCTGGGATGACAAAACGCTCTCCCTCCTGGTGGACTCGTCGAGGAGGGCGGGGGCGGATATAGTGAAGACAAGCACCGGGGTCTATACAAAGGGTGGTGATCCAGTAACGGTCTTCAGGCTGGCCAGTCTTGCCAAGCCCCTTGGTATGGGTGTAAAGGCAAGCGGCGGTATAAGGAGTGGCATCGACGCCGTCCTCGCCGTAGGAGCTGGCGCGGATATCATAGGGACAAGCAGTGCTGTAAAGGTTTTGGAGAGCTTCAAATCCCTAGTCTAA
- a CDS encoding SCP2 sterol-binding domain-containing protein gives MASVEDLKKKFEELFGKAKESLPEIQSWNKVYQIVLEDDGEFYIEISGGELKIADGRHPSPIATLTLTSDTLKEILEGQTDAMKAFMMRKLKITGNVLDTMNLKRIIDAGLGRL, from the coding sequence TTGGCGAGCGTTGAGGACCTCAAAAAGAAGTTTGAGGAGCTGTTCGGGAAAGCGAAGGAGAGCCTCCCCGAAATACAGTCTTGGAATAAGGTTTACCAGATAGTCCTTGAAGACGACGGCGAATTCTACATAGAGATAAGCGGTGGAGAGCTAAAAATAGCTGACGGAAGACATCCCAGCCCCATAGCCACCCTAACCCTCACAAGCGATACCCTGAAGGAGATTCTCGAAGGCCAGACAGACGCTATGAAAGCATTCATGATGAGAAAGCTCAAAATCACTGGCAACGTACTAGACACTATGAACCTGAAACGCATAATAGACGCCGGCCTAGGCAGGCTCTAG
- a CDS encoding DUF2208 family protein — protein MSMYLDRNRILMSQAFIILYSLLASILGRSWKTFAVIIILFIVLSIVMSRRSKGPLGVKASPADIESARRLYEEKGARELQMKDEGLASDLQEQSKALMSMNLIMIVGLAYFILFWRFIDPLYEFVAANVTSNELLAHFLAFLAYFEGYFVVNTVSAYVVSKRSGPMITINMPTEYTVSEKGIVYKGLISKTAIPFPLPEGVRVSLNERRKFVEIRKVNTKTDFRLRLYARNPKRLYTIIERYGLGSREPRQEGG, from the coding sequence ATGAGCATGTACCTCGACAGGAATCGGATTCTGATGAGCCAAGCCTTTATTATACTCTACTCGCTTCTCGCCTCAATCCTCGGCCGCAGCTGGAAGACCTTCGCAGTCATTATAATATTATTTATAGTTCTCAGCATAGTCATGTCAAGGAGGTCTAAGGGGCCCCTAGGAGTTAAAGCAAGCCCCGCTGATATAGAGTCGGCTAGGCGGCTTTACGAGGAGAAGGGGGCAAGGGAGCTGCAGATGAAGGACGAGGGGCTCGCGAGCGACCTCCAGGAGCAGTCTAAGGCTCTAATGTCTATGAATCTCATTATGATCGTAGGCCTGGCCTACTTCATACTCTTCTGGAGGTTCATAGACCCGCTCTACGAATTCGTGGCGGCAAACGTTACATCGAACGAACTCCTAGCCCATTTCCTGGCTTTCCTGGCATATTTTGAGGGGTATTTCGTGGTTAACACCGTATCCGCGTACGTTGTATCCAAAAGGTCCGGCCCCATGATAACTATCAACATGCCTACAGAGTACACGGTAAGCGAGAAAGGCATCGTATACAAGGGTCTAATATCCAAGACAGCGATCCCCTTCCCCCTCCCCGAGGGTGTTAGGGTTAGTTTGAACGAGCGGAGGAAGTTCGTCGAGATAAGGAAAGTTAACACGAAAACAGACTTTAGGCTAAGACTCTACGCCCGAAACCCTAAGAGACTCTACACTATAATAGAGCGCTACGGCCTCGGAAGCCGCGAGCCCCGCCAGGAGGGAGGCTGA
- a CDS encoding amidohydrolase family protein gives MLSVRVDYALVGRELEAREAVCLVFDGSDGRLSSISSSSSCPESSPKFTIAVPPSVNAHIHSSDVQWPEVGNDLSLEELVAPPRGLKHLLLQQAGERACAEAAVGVYRALGRMVVRAAADFREPAAGGCLPVREILATLGGLYTRVVLMGRPGDPYGLEGCDGIGLNSPLDVDPKRMRLLKKSGMRIHAHVAETREMRLEGDLEAALDIGVDTVIHGTHLSREDLELLREHGVTLVLSPRSNMWHGVGLPPVAEAYRVGVKIAFGTDNAAWNMLDPWDEARQAMLVARLQGVKDPGLPHYILKGLLSWGYEALGMEPPALAEGADMCSVALMRLEGYEAGLFRRSFSRYYTLLKIARGDLLQPVCTISGGLLEPA, from the coding sequence ATGCTGTCAGTGAGGGTTGATTATGCTCTCGTCGGCCGGGAATTGGAGGCTAGAGAGGCCGTCTGTCTAGTGTTCGACGGGAGTGACGGGAGGCTATCGTCAATATCCTCGTCTTCATCATGCCCGGAGTCATCTCCTAAGTTCACGATCGCTGTCCCTCCCTCGGTGAATGCTCATATTCACTCCAGCGACGTCCAGTGGCCTGAGGTGGGGAACGATCTCAGCCTTGAAGAGCTTGTGGCTCCTCCCAGGGGCCTTAAACATCTACTCCTACAGCAGGCGGGTGAGAGGGCGTGTGCGGAGGCGGCCGTGGGCGTCTATAGGGCTCTCGGTAGGATGGTCGTTAGGGCTGCGGCGGACTTCAGGGAGCCCGCGGCTGGTGGTTGTCTTCCTGTGAGAGAGATCCTGGCGACCCTCGGGGGCCTGTACACCCGTGTAGTGCTCATGGGGAGACCGGGTGATCCTTATGGATTGGAGGGGTGTGACGGCATTGGTTTGAATAGCCCTCTGGATGTTGATCCTAAGAGGATGCGCTTGCTTAAAAAAAGTGGCATGCGCATCCACGCCCATGTTGCTGAGACGAGGGAGATGCGTTTGGAGGGTGATCTAGAGGCGGCTCTTGATATTGGGGTAGACACGGTCATACACGGAACGCATTTGTCGCGGGAGGACCTCGAGCTCCTCAGGGAGCATGGTGTAACCCTTGTGCTATCGCCTAGAAGCAACATGTGGCATGGCGTCGGCCTCCCACCCGTCGCGGAAGCCTACAGGGTTGGCGTTAAGATTGCGTTTGGCACGGATAATGCTGCATGGAATATGCTTGACCCCTGGGACGAGGCTAGGCAGGCTATGCTGGTTGCGAGGCTGCAGGGGGTGAAGGATCCCGGCCTACCCCACTATATATTGAAGGGGCTGCTGTCGTGGGGCTACGAGGCTCTTGGGATGGAGCCTCCAGCCCTTGCTGAAGGTGCTGATATGTGCAGCGTCGCTTTAATGAGGCTAGAGGGTTATGAGGCTGGATTGTTTAGGAGGAGTTTTAGTAGATACTATACGCTGCTAAAAATAGCTAGGGGGGATCTCCTACAGCCTGTCTGCACGATCAGCGGCGGGCTGCTAGAGCCTGCCTAG